DNA sequence from the Helicobacter sp. MIT 05-5293 genome:
ACAAAGGTTTTAGCTTTTTTGATATTCATAGTAACTGCCATATCAATCTAGGGCGTAAAAACAAAATGGGTGATGCGACTTTGATGCTCAAATGGATAGAATCTCGCCTTGTTGGCAAGAGTAAATTTGATACATTAAGTGATGAAGAAAAAATAGGTAAATTCCCTACAGGCATACTCAAACATCAAACTGATAAGATCGAATATTGCGAAGCTTATGACGGAGTGATCGCAAAAGCTCAAGCGAAAGGAGGACGCTAAAATGACACATCAACTTCGATTTACAGGTGTCGGGGGACAAGGTGTGCTTTTGGCAGGAGAGATCCTTGCTGAAGCTCAAATCAAGGACAAAGGCTATGGCGTGAAAGCGGCGACTTATACAAGCCAAGTGCGTGGGGGTCCTACAAAAGTGGATATTCTTCTTAGTGATGAAGAGATTCTCTATCCTTATGCAAATGAAGGAGAAATTGAATTTATGCTTTCTACTGCGCAAGTGAGTTATGATTCATTTAAAAGCGGTGTGAAAGAGGGTGGTGTGATTGTGGTTGAGCCAAATCTCGTGAAGCCAAGTCCAGAAGATCTTAAAAAGTTTAAGATTTATGAGATTCCTATCATTACGATTGCTAAAGAAGAAGTGGGTAATGTCGTAACACAATCTGTTGTGGCACTAGCTATTACTGCGACTTTTACTAAATGTGTGGATAGGGATTTGGTTTTCCAAACAATGATAGAAAAAGTGCCACCAAAAGTGCAAGAAGCGAATAAAAAGGCTTTTGAGCTTGGCGAAAAATACGCAAAAGAAGCATTGAGCAAATAATATTTATAAGAAGATTCTCATTGGTAGAATCGCT
Encoded proteins:
- a CDS encoding 2-oxoacid:acceptor oxidoreductase family protein; the protein is MTHQLRFTGVGGQGVLLAGEILAEAQIKDKGYGVKAATYTSQVRGGPTKVDILLSDEEILYPYANEGEIEFMLSTAQVSYDSFKSGVKEGGVIVVEPNLVKPSPEDLKKFKIYEIPIITIAKEEVGNVVTQSVVALAITATFTKCVDRDLVFQTMIEKVPPKVQEANKKAFELGEKYAKEALSK